The window ttgtttttaataattagtCTAAAAAGGGAGATGCTCTTTATCTTCATCtgaacttgattttttttttatattaagatTCCTTTACTTGACAGAAATGGTAGCTGGATGCCTCATTTGGCTGGTGTTCTGTCTCGTTCTGACCTGGAAACAATTATTCacgcttttatttcttctcgtTTAGATTACTATAACTctctttttacctgttttaacaAAGGTTCCCTTAACCGTCTTCGGCTCATCCAAAACTCTGCAGCGAGGCTTTTAACAAGAACCATAAACGAACACTCTTCTGTCTGCTTTACATTGGTTACCTGTCaaatttcaaattgtttttttaattctatttttagtttttagagcctTGCACAGTCAGGCCCCATGATGTACATCCATGAACTGTTAACCCTATACTTTTCGCCTGATCCTTGAAGTCTTCCGACCAAAATCTATTAAGCATTCCACTGACCTGCTTTAAGATTAGTGGAGATCTCTCATTTCAAGCAGTTGCTCCTCGTCTTTGGAGCTCCCTCCCACTGTTATTGCATCAGATTGActctgttgagtgttttaaatctcAGGTCAAGACATCAATAAAAGCTGATTTGCCGTGGCGCCCCCTGACGGGATATACTAAAAGATAACCACCACAAAAACCATTAGATGgcagaaatacaagaaaaactatCTTAACTTTCTTGAGTAACAGCAATGTAAGGAGTGGCAGCAGCTTGTTTCTACAATTTGTCTCTATTTGGTGTTGATGCTATAAATATACAAGAAAAAGCATTCCTTATTTAAAACAGGGGTTAACAGTACTTCCTTCCACTATCCATATCAGATAGGGAGGGGGGCGCAAAGTGTCTGGAATGGAAGAACTTCAGGATGACTCTCTGAGTCTCTCAGATTCACATTAGCAGGAAATGAAAGTATGAATAGAACTTTTTGTAGTAAAAGCAGACATCTATCTGCAAAGCATCCAATCTAAAAGATTTAGAAACAGTTTGTTCAGTGCACGTCTGTCAACACTTGTGAGGCTTAAAACCATTGTTATTCTGGGACCACCCCCTCTTtgagtgcatgtgtgcatgCTTTTCTATTTAGGTCTCAGCGTGATAGAAAAGTTGAGGTTTGGCTCATCCTTTCACTTCAACACACTGGGCTTCAGCATCCACAACAACAACCACCAGAAAGGTAAGAATTTTCAATGTTGtgacatataaacaaaaaaactacaacagacataaaattgtgtttaaacaGGATCATTATCACATTAAACTATATTATATGTTTCTGTTAAGGactaaatttacaacaaaatgtcTCACCAGCTACTATttaggtaaaacaaaaatgtaaaaataaaaacttggtatgcgatttttttatttacaattaaaaaaaaaatctgatatatttttggggctaaaaagtaaaataatttaaagttacaaaatatttttgctcaatACTTGTAATATCTTGTGTATTTAAACTATGTTGATTTCTAAAGTAAACATGTAGAcagctttcttcttcttctttccttctaaaatagaaaatcccCCAGTGTAAAAGGACATTTAAAATAACTGCGCTTGCTTAGACCCCCAAAGTGTAAATGTGTTACTGGATTTAAGATTTGAAAAGATTGATAGTAATTCAAGATggaaaaaattgtcatttgatTTAGACTGTGTGTGTATTTAGTTTTACCTACAGTATATTTGCCAGAATTCACTAATAGTTGCATAATTAATACatcaaatatgcttttttttctagtggTGGTggataaaacaagttttttttctttttttttcttttttttttgtacttacttgaatttataaacattttaaaaacaagaccTTGCTGTTAAGATCATGGCCCTAGCCAAATCCAGCAGAAAAGTGGGGGTGAAAACTTGCCGTGTTATCTGAGTAGAATAGCTGCAGCCCCCAGAGTGGGGGCTCGGTGTGCTTCTCCCCATCTGCCATCACTTCACTGCTTAGGCTGAGGACTGTGCTATCAACAGTGGGAGGTGACCAAATGATTTTCTCCAGCAGGCGCAATCATACctgacaaaacaacaacaaaaagcattcagaACTGCTCAACTAATGTTATAAATAGATAGCAATAATCTTAATTATGTAGCATTGACTTCCCCTGTAAGCTTCAATGATGGAAAGATTGATGAGGaagcagaaaaatgcaaatattagaTAACTTATTTAACacttcagattaaaaataatttatttttgtcttgcaGGCGAATTACCAAAATGCTGGAGAAAGTGTAAGTACTTTTGTGTTACTTTGTAAATATGTTAgtctaattattattattcctgctattaatattttttgtcttttttttctttgtctttttccatCCACAGACCAGAGGTAAGTGCTTACAAAATCCTAAACTGCATcataaaatattataataattgttttttttttgttgttttttttttactttgttgcaGAGGAAATCTAAAATCTCAGCCTCTCGAAAGCTCATGCTAAAGGTAACTTTAAAGGATTCATTTGGGCCAatctttatttagtttaaaagcaAATTTGACACTTGAATATATTTTGTTGCGTTTGTTAGAGCTTGATGGCTGCCAAGGCTAAGGAGGATCTGGAGCAGGAGTTGGTGGAAAAAGAGGAGCAAAAGGCAAAGTACCTGGAAGAGAAATCCCCTCCAGTACAGACCAGTGGTTTGTCATTGGCAGAGCTGCAGGTACCAGTTCCATGTTTAGctgttttgctttaaatttgaaaagcaaaaaatgttttaattaagtgACTTAGGgtgttgatttaatttagttaagTTCTGATTTCCCCATCATATAGGAGTTATGTGAAGAGCTGCACACCAAAATAGATGTAGTGGATGAAGAGCGGTATGACATTGAAGCCAAAGTGTTGCACAACACCAGAGAGGTACGAATCCAGACGGCCTCAGAGATGCAGAagaactttgacattttaaataaaaccttaagCGGTGTTAATCAAATGATCTACAAGATCTTCGTCTTCTTCTCTCTGCCGTAGATCAAAGACCTGAACATCAAGGTGCAGGACTTGAGAGGGAAGTTTAAAAGGCCAAACTTAAGAAGGGTGAGGGTTTCTGCTGATGCTATCCTCCGATCCCTTCTGGGCTCCAAACACAAAGTGTCCATGGATTTGCGAGCAAACTTAAAATCTGTCAAGAAGGAGGATGCAGAGAAGGTAGGCtaagtcaaaaacaaaacaagaacatgcacttaaaaaatataatcaagtCATGTGTTTTTACAGCTTCACATGAAGTTTGAGTTTTCAACAAAAGTTGAAACCGTACTAAATTACTTTTAAccagaaaagtgtttttgattttggactGAACTATTACAATTAGCTGATAAAATTAACTCATAAAAAATGtccttatgtttattttttaggagaAGACGGTGGAGGTGAGTGACTGGAGGAAGAACGTGGAGGCGATGTCCGGCATGGAGGGTCGCAAGAAGATGTTTGATGCAGCAAAAGGCCAAAAccag is drawn from Oryzias melastigma strain HK-1 linkage group LG5, ASM292280v2, whole genome shotgun sequence and contains these coding sequences:
- the tnni1b gene encoding troponin I type 1b (skeletal, slow) isoform X1 encodes the protein MLEKVPERKSKISASRKLMLKSLMAAKAKEDLEQELVEKEEQKAKYLEEKSPPVQTSGLSLAELQELCEELHTKIDVVDEERYDIEAKVLHNTREIKDLNIKVQDLRGKFKRPNLRRVRVSADAILRSLLGSKHKVSMDLRANLKSVKKEDAEKEKTVEVSDWRKNVEAMSGMEGRKKMFDAAKGQNQ
- the tnni1b gene encoding troponin I type 1b (skeletal, slow) isoform X2; this translates as MLEKVPERKSKISASRKLMLKSLMAAKAKEDLEQELVEKEEQKAKYLEEKSPPVQTSGLSLAELQELCEELHTKIDVVDEERYDIEAKVLHNTREIKDLNIKVQDLRGKFKRPNLRRVRVSADAILRSLLGSKHKVSMDLRANLKSVKKEDAEKVG